The genomic region TTTTAGCAAGAAATTTCCAGGGCAGTTTTGATGCTCATGCAAGGGAGGAATTTAAAAGCAGCCCACAATACGCTCCTGTTAACCCTGTTCTACGATTTGCTAATTCCTGAGAGAAATGCATAGCCTTTGCTGACAGGCAAATTTAAGATCAAACGGTTGTCTGAAAACTATTTGCAAAACGTttgaagaggggaagaaaaagggaggcAGCAAGCAGATTTCTTAATGCTGTATCTTTATCAAAGCTTCGCTTGCTGGTTTTCCCACACTGTAACAGCCATTCTTAAGTATATGCTTGTCTAACACGCTTAATACTACCCACGAATAAAAGCAAAGACTCTGGTTTTCATTGCATCTAAGCCTATACACAAAACTTGGAAAAATCCAGTTAGACGTCTGAGGCCTTTGATCCCAGCCCTTACACAGCTGGGTTTTAACTAGAGGAATCCAAGCAAAGAGATGAGTATTCATGGCAGATGCCTGGGAAGAGCCTGGGCCTTTTCCAAGCTCTTCCTGTCTGCTCCTGGTGCTCTCCTGAGCACAACAGTAATAACAAGTAGAGTACAACAAAACTAAATTCACATCAGGAGATTCAAGGAATCAAATGCATCTTCCAAAGCTCTTGAGAATTCTTCCCTTTATGGGACATTTCGCCAAGCATGCTCAATGATGAGAGCAACCCATACACCCCTAAGCCAAAAGCCACAGCTGGCAAGTGAAGATCAGAGCCATATTTTATCAGGCTTGCCAACAACATTTTGTCCAAGACAGGCACAAGTAGATGACTGCATTTCTAGCCCACCAGCTATAACACATGATTTCTCTTAGCACATCCCTAGATGGATCAGCAGAGgaaggacacacacacaaatgcagCTATGGATGTCTATGCAGATCACAgttcaggagctgctgggggctgtgAATTGAGTCTGAGAGAAAGAGACTGATATGACATCTCGCACTGAAAACACAGTGTGGTCAATGTGGGAAGGAGAACTACAGAAAAGATGACACTTGTGTCTACCTATGCTTAGCTCATCTTTTATCTGGCAACAAACAGGAAACCAATGCAATGAGGGCTGCTCTTGCCCATCTGGGGCATTTTCTACTCTAAATTAACAAAAACGGTCAATGCCACGATTTCTGTCTTGCACTGTATTGACACTGCTAGCTGGCAGTAACTGGGTGGTGGTGGCTGGCACAGCTTTGACAAGATTTAGAAAAGCCTTCAGCAGTGCCCACATTTACTTTTCTCAGAAACCTAAGAGGCTGTTGCAGTTCACCATAGACACTTATGATGGAGTCAGGAGAAAAGAGGACTGCATTTTCCTAACAGAAAACATGAAGCAAAGGCTATTCATCCTTGGTGCCAGCTTGCTAAGATCAGCATCACCCTGCTGCCATCACCAGAGCAATCAGTCATCCACTTACGAAGCCGTGTGAAGCAGCAGGACATCTTTAAGTGGTCCTTCCACTGATAATCCAGTAACTGATGATCAGGTGACAGATCCATTATGTGCAGGATCTTGCAGTGCACACAAAGATTTGTGTGGGCCAGCATGGGGCAGGTGGCCAAAGCTGGAAGGAGCGAGAGAagacagcagcaggaacagctgTTTCTTATCACTGTCCATTAACTAGACAAATCACTAGGAACATGCTAGGGAAAAGCTTTGCTGCAAAGCTGTGGGTTTATTATTTGTGAGTTACAACACATGGTACATACCTCCCTTTCCAGGGCTTTTGGATTACTAGTTGGCAGTATGTCCCTTTCCCTTCAGCAGATCAAACCCATCAGGTTTCTATTCCTTCAGCTTCACCACACAGACTCCTTACCTGCTGTATTCCTGGCCTTCACTAAAACTGATGCACTACCCCTTCAAAAACTACAACAGAAAACCATATGGGGTGCAGAAAAAGAGACATGAGCCTTAGTTGACAAGAATTTAAGAAAACCTCATCAGAAGACATTCCCTGAAAACATAAGTAGTATTTCATCTGTTCCACAATTCTGCTCAGCTCTATAAACAGTGACTAGAGCAAATGGGAAGCTGCCAGGGTCACAGGAAGAAGAGAACTGCTAGCCTCAGGGACTGCCAGCAGAAGGAATGTGTCTGTTCAAAGTGCTGCCTGCATTCCTCTGTGGTCTTGGAGACCatgagagatgaaaaaaatttcttttatgGGAGCTCCATACGGAAAAAGGCTCAAAGTGTAGGCTTGCCAGCAACAGTGAGACGGACGCTCGCAGTTTGAGCTGTGAGGCCAACAGAAACCCCAACACCCACACCACGTCCGCCCTCCCAGCCCAGAGTTCAGAAACTAATAGATGTTTTCATGTTGCCCCTGCCACAAAAACTAGTTCTGCTCTGTCCCTGATCAGGTTTGTTTTACTCACTTCAACACTATGCATGCTTACGTTGTGGACACCTCTCTTGTTGGCAGGTGGGAGGAGGGTCTGGCAGCAGTTTCTCTGGAGTACATATTTACTATCTTTTTGGCAAGGGTGTAAGGTCATCTGGGTCCCAATGAGTACATTCAGGATTTCCTCTGAAGAAatatcagattttaaaatgttgctttctcCCAGCTCTGGTAAGCAAATGTATAGCTCTTTTGTTACTCTAGCAGTCCTAGATGTAGAAGAGTCACTGATGGAGCAGTGGTAAAGAAGCTGACACTCCTCATGAAGCACTAATCTGGTATCTAAAGCTAAAGTTCGATTATATGAGGGTGACACATTAGCAGAAGCTCAATGATTTGAAGTGATTATGTGGGAAGCAGACACAAGGTGGGTCTAGCCTCATTTTTCTACCTGACACATCACTTTGTAAACGATAAGCAGACAGCCTCTATAACCTTGCCTGCATTTGCCCTCTCAGAATTGTCATGCTGGGGTTCATGCAAGACCAGCCCAAGaaaagctgcagggcaggatgAACATGAGCCCTGCTTCAGAGCAGGCCAGAGGAACAAGGCAGAATAACAACGCACTTGCAGGCAACAGTGGTGCAGCATGGAGCACAGCACGCAGTCCATTTGGGGCACCAGGTGCAATGCTGTGAATTTCCAGGGTCAGccccccaacaaaaaaaaagaggggaggtttGTTTTGCTGTCCTGGTGAAGGAggcaaggacaaaaaaaaaaaaaaaaaaaaaaaaaaaaaaaaaaaaaaaaaaaaaaaaaaaaaagaaagagagagagagagagagagagggagaaattaCAACCATAGATGAAAGCAAGTAACCAGTGGCAGGGAGGCTCTGCCTCAGAGGTGAGCACGAAGACACAAAGATCAGATCCCAGCCATATCGTGGATACTAAAAGGCATGCTATGGAAGCCATATGGATCATCTCCCCCACACAACAGCCTTCCTCCATTGGCTTCCTCTCCCAGGAACTTGGTGCCACTGTCCTAATTTCCTTCATTATCCCTGAATCAACTGCTCCTGAACAGAAAGCAAGCTGAGGTTCCTCCTACTCCTCATGACCATCTTAACCCAGGAAGCAGCCCAACTCTGCTGAGAAGGGCAAGGGCTTTCTCTAGCACTCCAAATGCCTCATATCATCTCTCAAACTTAGCTTGCCTCAGCATTGCTCCAGATTCTCAACAGATGCACACTGTTTCATCTGGGCAACAGCTGGGTATCAAATTGTCTAATACTGCAGTAGACACTTTCTGCCAGCACTCCAGCACTTCTGGTACCTCTAACTCAGGAGCATGGAAGAGAGAGAGCATCCCACATACAGCATTCTGTGCTTCCACTGGATGCAGCTCTGCCGAGCCATGGTTGAACTCAGCTATTTAGAGTCAAGATTGCAGAAATCTGCATGAGAGGCTGCCTCTGGCAAGTtcttcagcagagctggagtAAGGGAAGAGCCACAGAGGGGTAGTCTGAGCCTTGAGAAACCAGAACACACCAAGGTGTCTGTGTGCCACAAATAACACAGCCCCTGGCTTGCCCAGAAGGATGACAGGCTTCATAAATACCTATCCCAGGTCAATGGGGGAAGTCAGTACCCTATATCCCATACTACCCAAGATCTGTTCCCACCCCAGCAATGTTCCTAATTGCTGTGATTCAGTCATAGGTTTCTACACCATTGGCTTGCAGGGGTTTGATCTAGCCCCAGAGGCAGATGTACCATTGCATCTGAGCACAGCCTCTGGCTCTACACCTCAGAAGATCTGTCAGCTGATCTGTCAGATCTACATGAGCCGGATGGGTGGAGAGACATAGAACAAAAACCCAACCGTGACAGCAAACGCTCTGATGAGACTGGAGCCATATCAGCAGAAAGGCCCTATTGTTTGCATAGGCCACAACCAAATCTTTATTCTCCCATACAGTCCATCATGCAGCTGTAAACTGTAAGCTGCATGAGACCAGAGGCTTTATTTTGCTCTCGCCTGGAGAAATGTGTTAAAGCAAAAACACTGAGTGCCTTCTGCACATCAACACTCCTACCAACCAGACTGCCATTAAGAGAGCCTCCCGGGCACCAAGGCAGCCCGAGGACTAGGAAATCCTGAACGAGTTGCCTATTTGGTGAGCACAGAAGGCCTATCGTCCGCCTGAAGAGCGGCTTTGAGTGTTGGCAACCCAACCCTgacaaaagggaaagaaacacTTTAGCAGCAGCGGTGCTTCGAGACGTCTTGCGGCTGGACCAGACTTACTCCCCCACGGGGAGCGAGGCACGAGGCTTGCTGCAGGCAAAGCCCCGCTCGGCAGCCAGAAAATCAGGTCGGGTTTGCCTGGCAGCCCCCGGGGCCCTCCTcgcctcctccccctcccccgggCAAAGGCCCGGCCCCCGCCCGGCGCCCTGCCCTCACCTGCGGAGTTCCTGGATGTCGGGCGGGATGCCGTGGAGGCGGTTGCCGCCGAGGCTGAGGCTCTGCAGCCCCCGGAGCCCCATCAAGGCGGGCGGCACCTCGGAGAAGCGGTTCCCGCTGAGGTTGAGGACGCGGAGGGAGCGGCCGAGAGGGGCCTGCCCCAACCCCTTGGGCAGCGAGCCGGGCCCGCCCAGCCGGTTGTTCTTGGCCAGGAGTGTGTGGAGGCGCGGCAGGGCCAGCAGCTCCTCGCCCAGCTCCGACAGCCCCGTCCCACTCACGTCCAACACCTCTAGCGCCGGGAACCACTGCGACAGACCGGCGGGCAGCGGGCCCGACAGCCGCCGCGGCGACAACACCAGCCGCCGCGCCTCCGCGCTGCGCCGGGCCGACAGCTCAGCCGCCAGCTCCGCCTCGGCCgctgcctctgcctcctccttctcatcctcctcctcttcctcgcCCTCCGCTGCCTCCGGGCCCCGCCGCTCTGGCTCCGGGACCCGGCCACcacccgccgccgccgccatccCGCTCCCACCGACCGACGACCCCGCGCTCCGCCGCCCTTGCGTCACTTCGGGGGCTCCCACACTTCGCCCCGCCCCTCCACTCCCCGGAATCTGAATAACACCCACACACGCCCCCTCCTCCCTCATCCCCTTCTTCACTGCTCCCAAGGCCACATGCTCGATCCCGGGCTCGCGCGGCCCCGGCGGCAGCAGAGGAGCGAGCTCTTGGTATGCAGGTTGCGGGGCCCCCGCACGGGGGACGGCGGGGACACAGCGAGCCCCGCCGCGGCCCCGGAACGAGCATGCGATGGAGGTGCGGAGGCGGAGCCGTGGGAGCCGCGTCCGTGGGAGCGGAGGCCGCCGGTGTGTGGGGTGTGGCCGTTACTGCCCCCACGGGACCGTTACTCACCCGCTCTgcccccctctcctctctccccgGGTGACCGTGGCAGCCCGCTCCCGGCGGGACTTGGGGGCCGGGCTGCTGGATGGGGGTCTGGAAATGGCACTCGCTCCCTTCAAAGTCTTTCACACCGGGCTCAATGGAGTCGGGCGATGAGAAAGCTCTTGAGTGCCGCTAAcgggaaaattaaaaaaaaaataaataacctgTCTCCTTGCCCCTCCCAGGCCATCTTCGGACCACGAAGGAAAGGTGCTGTCCCCAAGGCCTCCCTCTGGCGTGGCTGCTGGACGCCAAGCTTTATAGCCTGTGTTGCCCCCGGCCTTGCCAGCAGCTGGTGTTTTGGCCAGGGCTTGTCTGCCTTGGTCCCTGCAGACCAGCTGCTGGTGAAGTGCCGAAACAGAGGTGCCTCCCCTGAAGTAGCAGCTCCCTGGCCAGATGCGAGAAGACAGCTTTAATCTTGAGCTAGGGCATTGGCCTAAATCTGTCAGGCGAAGAGGCCAGATCGATTGGGAGATGATACTGATTGTACCCTGCATGAACAGGCAGCTCAAGATTCGTGTTTTCGGTTCATCACCCTTTGGACACAGGTTAACAGCAAATGTAGTCGGTTATCACCCACTGGAAGAAGCAGCATCAACGCGTGATGACAATAAGGAGATTCACAGCCCAAAGGAACTTTTGCCCTGACAAAGTCTGGGCTTAAGACACATGCTTCCTTGTGATGCACAGAGGAACCAAAAAGAAGTGAGTGACAATCTTCCACCCACTTAAAATACTTCATGTACACAAAAGTCTCTGTCATCTTGGagtgaaagaaatgcaaagcatgGTTGGCTTGTACCAGCCAAGTTAAAAACAATGCATGAAGCAATGAAGATGCTGAATTCAAAGGTGTCCAGAATACTGCGGATGAAATCCATGGTTCACTTGTCTGTTTGTTGGCACTTCTATGAACTCCGGATTTTACcattacaaatattttgaagtgGAAGCTCCTGTTCAGGAGCAAGGAGGTGTCAGGGCTGTGCCCAGACTTCAAGAAAGGGTGTGCTGTAAGTGGGTGGAAATGAAGAAGTCACCTTATGTTGGACTTTGTTTTATGTCTCTGTGGGTTCACAGATGCAACCTGATGTGACCCCAGATAGAGCTGCATAACAGCACACACAGTGCCAGtagttttctttgcaaaataattttgcccACTCTATAAAGATCGTGCTATATAAAGATCTATCATGAATCACGATAGTTTGTGAGGTTTTGTGTGAGTACTACAGTAAGGTCACTGTGATTTTGGTCATATCTTGCAAAGCTTTGAGCCTGTGCTCTCCCAAAGCTGCATCCTGTGAGCTGGTTCAGATTTTTCAGGAAATGATATCTTATGATATATTAGTTTGTTACCATCTTCAGAATTAAAGTTAATAAATACCTTACAAATGCAGTTCAGAGTCTTGATCAACCACATAAAAAACGCATTTCCCAATTTTAACAGTGCTGATGAATTGTGATTAAGTGCATAGGGCTACACAGTGCAGCTCCTCATTAATACTCAAACGTGCTTAACTCCATAAACAGACAAGTCAGAGTTTTTGCCAGGCCCCTGCTAAAGGTGGCCAGCAgtcttcctgctcttcctctctcccataTCAAAATCCTTTCACTTCAGTAAGTATGTAGAATGCACAAGGCAAAGTATTTATAGTGCCATCTAGCTAGATTTGTGGCTGACACTTTCAGTCCTTAAAATTCTAGCTGTAATAGAAGACATAAAGCTGCCCTGCTTTACAGTTGGGCAGGGAATAATGAACAGGGAATGACAGCCTCCCTGGTACACATGAAAAAGGCCATTTGTTGTGAAAAGTAACATGTAAGAAGCAATGttaagtttttttaaacaactttgGAAAGAGCATACTGAGTACAACAACCCAGCCTTCTGGGTTGCTCACAGTATGGAAGTGCTCACAGTAGTAGAAGCTGCTAAGTTATGGAGGAGATGAACGCTAAGACATTAACTTCCTGTTGTAGGACACCATTAAGACTACTTCATCTCTCAGTTCAGCAAAGGTGACATGTCCCATTCAACCCTGTCTTCACAAGATTGTTTCAGAAccagaagggacctcaggagagTAACCAGCCTGTTCTCCCATCTTTGGGTAGGACCAGCCTGGTCTTGGTCTATTCCTGAGAGCAGCTACTCAAGTCTGTTCTTAAAATCCATTGAGGAAGGAAGCCTGTGAAATATCAATAAATGCCTTCCAGTTCTTTGCTACCTTGACactcaaaagcattttctgatgTCTCATCTAGATCTGCCTTCACTGCCATGTGGGAAGCTAGTTCCCCATCCACCACAGAAAATTCAGCATGTTTATCTTGGTAAGTCTCCacctgaagtaaaaaaatttataacTTTCCTTCTTAACTGTGCAGAGTTTCTGGCCTGTCCTTTTAACTTGCATTTTCAAAGCCTTTGTTTACTGTTTTTACTTACCTTTGGGATCTTTCCATGTAATTAATCCATTTTGTGAAAGACACTGCCCGAACCAGCAGGCACTCCAGCTGAggcccccccagcaccacacaAGACAGAGGGGTTGCACTTCACTGCTTGTGTCCCTCTATATTCTTCCTCTTCTACAATATTCTGCCTTTCCATCAGCATCATCCTTATGCACAATGCTCTGTTGATCACATCACATGTGGAGAGCTGCTAGGTTCTTCTTTCCCAAAGACACAGGTGGAGCCATATTTTGGGGGAGTGAAGACAGAATACTGAAAGGACTGTAGAGCAATCTCCTCTTCAAGAATGTGTGGCTGGAAGGCTGCAGTCTTGGCTGCCAGTtgcacctctgctgctggccAGCCATGTGAGTGTAACTTTCCACTTCTCCCTGCTCtacctcagtttccccagctaTAAAACAGAAACAGTTGTGTCTCACATTTGTCAGCAGCACTGAGATCTGCGTACACAGGTGCACAAAGgcagctgcttttaaattttttttttttctggaagaagaaagcaaggaaCACAGCTtgtgagaaataaaacaaaacatgttatttttaaaattgttttatttatttggcaGTAATATCCAAACCCCCCTGcttcaaaaaaattacaaaatcaaGTAAAATAAGTGCACTACAGAAACCTACGGAATACTGATAAATTTCACACACATACAGGAGGGAATATAGAGGGAAGAGtgggactttttttgtttgttgctttaatttggctttttggaaaaaaaaaaaaaaaaaaaaaaaagcctccccTGCCCTTTGCAGCCTGTACAGCGATTGTCCCAGAGGGCAACAGCTGAAACTCAGCACCTCCTTCCCTAGCAGCCAAGTCACCCTCCAGAAGACAGCAACCAAccagcctgctgcagggcacagcctgGACACTGCTCACCAAAGGTTGCCCTTCTCACTGTGGGGAGCTGAGAGGTTTCAGTCTCCTTTGGGTACTGTAGCCCTTACAACTGGCATCCCTCTCTACAGTCACATTTTCCCGGTGAGGGCACAAGGAGGAAAActctccacaggctgcagtccTTCCCATGGAGGCATGGTCACCGTGCTCCCACCCCACTGCCCCGTGCTATCCCAGGATATGTTGTATGGCTTCTCAGAGAGCTCAGCTGGCCTTGCCTGAGGTAGCAGcccatccctctgccttcaGGGCAAGCTCTGTAAACCTCAactgccagcacccacctttCCAGATGCCTCCAGCAGCCAGCCTCTTAGATTGCACGTCCACAGAAGACAGAAAGGGAACTAGGGAACACATCACATAACCCAGTCTACAGGAGCTCTTCAGTCATGGATTAGCCTCCCCTTCCTGCACAtgctctgcctctcccaggTGGAGATTTTCCTGACTGGACAGTTAGATATCATCACCAACCAGGGAAAGAAAGCCTTTAAGGCAAGCTGTTACATTTTCTCTAAGGCACTTTAATGATCCAAACTGGCAGGGCATGAGCTGGAAGGCACAAACTACCTTTCAGAGCAGGGTCagaataaagcaaaatttttattaaCAGTATTCCTGTGACTCTAGATCCAGCACATGAAGCTGTTTCACTCATACTGTTGGGGAGGAGTGAGGGTATGTCTAATGGGTGCTCCTAATTCCACCAACCAGTTCATCCAGTGCCACCAGAACACTGACAATGACTCTGTTCCAGTGTAGCATTATCCACACAaccctcagctcctctggactcattccccTCACCTTCACAGGAGACAGCTTCTAAAAACCAGACCCTCACAGGAAAAGAACCATCCCTCTTCTGCATTTATTATGCTAAAACCTCCAAATGTGGCAGGTAGAGTTCGAGTCTCACTGGAAACATGGCATTGTGCCAAAGCCAATGGACATCAGCTGAGCTCACATCAGGAAAACAGTTCAAAGACCAGACAGCCTTCAACAAATGTGGCTCATGAACAAGACCATTGGAGGGAcaaagttttcttctttgcctACACTTGCTAGGTGCCAACTCACTCTTCCCCTCCAAGGAAAGCACTGTGCAAAAAGGGGAAGGTTGGGACAAAAGTCCTGCTGATCTTCACTAAAGCAGAACGTGTTTTTGCAGATGCAGATGGAGTTTCACTTGAGTAAGCACAAGGGACCTGGCAATAACTGCTGAAGCTGCTGACGAACGGAAAGGTGGGAGTCACAAGCATCTCAACTTAGGATATGTGCAACTGCTTGGAATGCACAGCAGGGGCATGAAGAGAATGTGGAAAAAGGAGGTTAAGGTGTGTATGAATTACATTTGACAACTGCAAGATAAACTCAGCTGGGCTTGAGGCTACAGAAGTGATTGtcaaaaaaacagcatttcatttATATCTACAACCAACGCTCTAAGAAGCAGGTCAGATGAAAATGACCCACGAAAGGATAGTGAGGACAGCTGAAGACAGTCTGATCAGAGACTCTGTGAAATGCATTAGTAACGAGGCTTCCAGCCCTGACTCCAAACCCAGACCTGGAATAATGCTGCTGCCTCACCCCAGAGGGAGATGGGAAGCCCAAGATGATGGCTAACAGCCCAGACTTCAACACAgttaagcattttaaaatgggaTTGCCTGTTTCCTCTGTCTCTAGACTACTTGGCACTTCCCTCTGGGCAATTTAGAGCAGCATGAGCACGGACTTTGAGGACACGGTTATTGCTAGCCAAAGGAGCAAGAGCTAGAGACCTCCAGTGTCAGTCCATGCCTGGTGCAACTACTTACATCCAGCCCTGCTTCTTCTTCCCATGAGGGACATTGTTATCACTAGTTGAGAAATACCCTGCAGTGCAGGGCTTACAGGTTGCTCGTGGAGTTTGTGATGGCTGAGCGCAGTGAGATACAAACTGTGCAAGGGCATTACAGCACTGTCAACAACAAAAACCCGCAGGCTGGGTTTTCTTGAAAGATCTAGAGCTACAAAACATACAAAAGCTGAATTACTACCATaggaaataaagtaataaaaaaaaaaccaaaacaaaataaaagggggAGTCAGCATGTGAATGTGGTAAGAAAAAAACGTGGTAGCACCTCTAAaggagggggcagggagagTAAGGGTGAGATGAGGTCAAAAGGAACCATGTTGTGTTAGAGCCCACAATGtactggaggagctgctgggcacagTCTGGTGGAAAGCAAGGAGGAATGTGCTGGACTCATACCAGCAGCATGGCACCACGACTTCCAGGTGTCACAACACGCTGCCCAGCTTTGAGGAGCTCAAACCAAAGGGAAAGGTAAGCAGGGCAAGGTCATTGGCTAATGATGCCCTGCAGCACACGTGCTCAGCCACAAAATTGCTGGGCCTCTAttgctgcagccaaggctgGTGCTGCCAATTTTATCAATTCAAGACCCCCTTTTCTATCCAGCACTGacccccttcctttccccagaTCCAGGGGAACAAGAAATCCCTCTTAGCTCTTggagggagcagctgcctgctctgggaaagggtcccagaggctgctgtaagtcccttccagccttcCTAAGCCCCAGCAATGAAGCTCCCTAAACAGgtgggctctgctcccctttCCTGGCCCCATTCTCTGTGTATTACAAAACAAATAACCCATCGCTATACAATGTAAATATCTGTGACTGGGCAACTGTAGCAGACACTTGTGCATACTGAGATCAGCACTGGAGGACAGGGCGGTAGCTTGGGCCCATCCTCCTGGGCTCCACCAGTGTGGAGGCCCCTTACATCTCCTTGGTGCTCATTCTCTTGGTCTTCTCAGCTGTCTCCTAGAGAAAAGAAGCACAGAAGTAAAGCTCTGCACTGacacaggagctggcagtgcccTAAACCCTTTGGTCCATCTATAAGCAGTGCCAACACTGGATTATACCTCAAAGCCCCACACCTGTATCTGTCCCCATAGGCAATGGGGATTCCCCTTTACTATGTCCTCCCTTCTACCAGAAGTCTCCAAGTGATAGAAGCAGAGGGATTCCCTCTAGCAAGGAGAGACTCAGTGCAAGGAGACCTTCCCAGCCTCATGCTAACCTGATGCTTCTGCAGTTCCTGAACGTATCTAGCCAGCTCCTCCTCAGTCAAGTCTTGATCAGGTCGCTGTCGCTGAGCAGGCACCTTCCCATTCTTGCCTGCAAACAGAAATGGAGTTCAGCATTACCACAAATGGGGGATGAAAATTTCAGAAGCTGAGccacagagaacaaaaagagGTAGGTCAGCCACAGCATACCTGAAGCTTAGGAAATCTTTGACAAAAGAAGGTATGGCTTGGCTTCTAAGAAAAAGAATGGACCTTATGGCTGCCTGGGACTTCAGAACCTGGGTATCCAGTCTGACCCTGTCTCTCCCTCCCAcggaacaaataaaaaaaacacaaggaagAGGCTGCATATGCTTTAAAAGAAGCACTtctaattatttcaaatatattgaAGGGAATAAATGGAAGCTCAGTGGTATCCAAGTACAATAACTGATGCTTAATGAAGAGGTAATTTTGCTCAGTGGAGATACAACTGGCTGATGTAATGTGATCTGGTTCTCTGGTTTCATTATCCCTCTAACAATAGCTTCTGGgccctctgctgctctgacaTGGGCAAAAAGTCAACAAATTATTGTGCCATTGCATGCTTCTGCCATGAATGCAAGGAAGCAGGTGCTGCATGGCAACTTTGAAGGTTGTTTCTGGGGAGGCAGCAAAGAGTCTCTTGTTTGGTTGCTTAACCTCTGAGACCTACCCACAGCTCCATTAGTATTACAGTTACCTGTTCTGAGGTGAGTTCCTGCTGCCACAGGCAAGTCTGGGCTGAGGCAGTCCTGAAGCCTCTGCTGCAGAAGGCCagataaacatgaaaaaaccTCTATACATACTTTCTGCtgttcccctctctcctccatCTTCCCAAGCTAGTGGCTGTAGTTCTGAACTAACAAACTGCTGACAGCTCCTGCACAGCACTGGAAACTAAGCTCATATTAAGTCCTGGTTTCTAGGGAAGAAAGCCAAAAAAGTGCAGCACAGTGCCGAGAGGGCGGATGTGGCTCCTTGAAAAGGATCCATACATTTCCCAAGACAGGGGAAAGCTGGCTTTCCACTGGCCCTGGACTGTCTGTGGGGAAGGCAAACCAGAGCTGTTGTTCACAACCCCACCATGACTTCCCTCAACTGTAACACGGCTGCAAAAGTTTAAAAGGGACCTTCCAAAGGAATAACAGGCAGACCAAAAATCCTGTGTTACTATGAACACCACCTCCCATCATCTCCCTCACCTTCATTTTCTCTTACTTCTACAGTTTGCATAGCAGGAAGC from Heliangelus exortis chromosome 1, bHelExo1.hap1, whole genome shotgun sequence harbors:
- the LRRC58 gene encoding leucine-rich repeat-containing protein 58, with protein sequence MREEGACVGVIQIPGSGGAGRSVGAPEVTQGRRSAGSSVGGSGMAAAAGGGRVPEPERRGPEAAEGEEEEEDEKEEAEAAAEAELAAELSARRSAEARRLVLSPRRLSGPLPAGLSQWFPALEVLDVSGTGLSELGEELLALPRLHTLLAKNNRLGGPGSLPKGLGQAPLGRSLRVLNLSGNRFSEVPPALMGLRGLQSLSLGGNRLHGIPPDIQELRSLEFLYLGGNFITSIPPELANLPSLSYLVLCDNKIQSIPPQLAQLHSLRSLSLHNNLLTYLPREILNLVHLEELSLRGNPLVVRFVRDLTYNPPSLQELAGRTIKTRSVPFTPSDLPENLVRYLSLASNCPNPKCGGVYFDSCVRQIKFVDFCGKYRIPLMHYLCSPECSSPCSSASQSSTSQSESDSEDEASVAARRMQKVLLG